The following are encoded in a window of Panicum virgatum strain AP13 chromosome 5N, P.virgatum_v5, whole genome shotgun sequence genomic DNA:
- the LOC120672887 gene encoding very-long-chain enoyl-CoA reductase-like, translated as MKVTVVSRSGREVVKGGIDLKESAKVADLQEAIHARTKKYYPSRQRLTLPLQPGKSGKPVVLSPKASLSEYCEKGSGSLTVVFKDLGPQVYYSTLFFFEYLGPLIIYPMFYYLPVYKFFGYEGERVIHPVQTYAMYYWCFHYFKRIMETFFVHRFSHATSPLSNVFRNCAYYWTFGAYIAYYCNHPLYTPVSDLQMKIGFGIGIICQIANFYCHILLRNLRSPSGSGGYQIPRGFLFNIVTCANYTTEIYQWVGFNIATQTVAGYIFLVVAASIMTNWALGKHNRLKKLFDGKDGRPKYPRRWVILPPFL; from the exons atGAAGGTCACCGTCGTGTCCCGGAGCGGCCGGGAGGTCGTCAAGGGCGGCATCGACCTCAAGGAATCG GCCAAGGTCGCGGATCTGCAGGAGGCCATCCACGCCAGGA CTAAGAAGTATTATCCTTCTAGGCAGCGGCTCACCCTCCCTCTTCAACCTGGAAAAAGTGGAAAGCCAGTTGTTCTCAGTCCAAAGGCCAGCCTGTCAGAATACTGTGAGAAGGGTTCTGGGTCACTGACAGTAGTCTTCAAAGATTTAGGCCCGCAAGTCTACTACAGCACGCTGTTCTTCTTTGAGTACTTGGGTCCTCTTATCATCTACCCCATGTTCTATTATTTGCCCGTCTATAAATTCTTCGGGTATGAGGGAGAACGGGTCATCCACCCTGTCCAGACCTATGCCATGTACTACTGGTGCTTCCACTACTTCAAGAGGATCATGGAGACATTCTTCGTGCACCGTTTTAGCCATGCTACATCACCTTTGTCAAATGTCTTCAGGAACTGCGCCTACTACTGGACCTTCGGCGCTTACATTGCTTACTACTGTAACCACCCGCTCTACACCCCAGTGAGTGATCTGCAGATGAAGATTGGGTTTGGCATCGGAATCATCTGCCAGATCGCAAACTTCTATTGCCACATCCTGCTGAGGAACCTCAGAAGCCCGAGCGGCAGTGGTGGTTACCAGATCCCCCGTGGTTTCTTGTTCAACATTGTGACCTGCGCCAACTATACCACCGAGATCTATCAGTGGGTCGGGTTCAACATTGCCACACAGACTGTGGCTGGCTACATCTTCCTTGTCGTGGCAGCAAGCATCATGACCAACTGGGCGCTAGGCAAGCACAACCGCTTGAAGAAG CTGTTTGATGGCAAGGACGGGAGGCCCAAGTATCCTCGCCGCTGGGTGATTCTCCCTCCGTTCCTGTGA
- the LOC120674500 gene encoding uncharacterized protein LOC120674500, whose protein sequence is MGRREFARAHHVAFFDARATELPDDYAPQEVNHLTLGYFAVGGLSLLRELDRVNKDEIAKWVLSFQVHPEARGDEDNGSFYGFCGYRSTQFPLPNVKDPCHNGSHLASTYSGLAILKIVGYDLSNIDSNALLSSTKKLQQPDGSFTPIHIGAETDLRFVYCAAAICSMLNDWTGMDKLKAKEYILNCQSYDGGFGMVPGSESHGGGTFCAVAALHLMGFVQVDLASNLRDSASIDMGMLLEWCLQRQVTDGGFQGRRNKPSDTCYAFLGWRCPKNHWRLPLCSSGIFADLPPIQDPGHTQSPSAFSSSLRLRGVLFLSAAPEMAGVGSAVRRLYLAVYNWIVFAGWAQVLYYAILALLESGHEAVYGAVERPLQFAQTAAIMEILHGLVGLVRSPISATLPQIGSRLFLTWGILWSFPETRSNILVTSLVISWSITEIIRYSFFGTKETFGFAPSWLLWLRYSTFMVLYPTGISSEVGLIFAALPHMMASQKYCLRLPNKWNFSYDYLYTSILALAVYIPGSPHMFKYMLSQRKKALSKSKTV, encoded by the exons ATGGGGAGGCGGGAGTTTGCGCGCGCGCACCACGTGGCGTTCTTCGATGCCAGGGCCACCGAGCTCCCCGACGACTACGCCCCGCAGGAGGTCAACCACCTCACCCTCGGCTACTTCGCAGTCGGCGGCCTCTCGCTCCTTCGGGAGCTCGACCGG GTTAACAAGGATGAAATAGCCAAATGGGTTTTGTCTTTTCAAGTTCATCCTGAAGCACGTGGTGATGAGGATAATG GGTCATTTTATGGATTCTGTGGTTATAGATCAACTCAATTTCCTTTGCCTAATGTGAAG GACCCTTGCCACAACGGTAGTCATCTTGCAAGCACATATTCTGGCCTCGCTATCCTGAAGATTGTAGGTTACGATCTATCAAATATTGATAGCAATGCACTTTTATCGTCTACGAAAAAGCTCCAACAACCAGATGGAAG CTTCACACCTATTCATATTGGTGCGGAAACGGACTTGCGCTTTGTATACTGTGCAG CTGCAATCTGCTCAATGCTAAATGACTGGACAGGAATGGACAAGTTAAAGGCAAAGGAATACATTTTGAACTGCCAG TCATATGATGGAGGCTTTGGCATGGTTCCTGGTTCTGAATCTCATG GTGGAGGAACTTTTTGTGCTGTTGCAGCTCTCCATCTAATGGGCTTTGTTCAAGTCGATTTGGCATCTAACTTGAGAGATTCTGCATCTATTGACATGGGCATGCTCCTTGAGTGGTGTCTTCAG AGGCAAGTGACTGATGGAGGATTCCAAGGGAGAAGAAACAAGCCCAGTGATACCTGCTATGCTTTTTTG GGTTGGAGGTGTCCTAAAAATCATTGGCGCTTACCATTGTGCTCTTCGGGAATTTTTGCTGATCTGCCA CCAATTCAGGACCCCGGTCACACACAGTCACCCTCGGCGTTCTCTTCCTCTCTGCGGCTCCGGGGCGTTTTGTTCCTCTCGGCGGCTCCGGAGATGGCGGGCGTCGgctcggcggtgcggcggctctACCTGGCTGTCTACAATTGGATCGTCTTCGCCGGATG GGCGCAGGTGCTATACTACGCGATTTTGGCGCTGTTGGAGAGCGGCCATGAGGCTGTCTACGGCGCTGTCGAGCGGCCGCTGCAGTTCGCTCAAACAGCCGCCATCATGGAG ATTCTACATGGACTTGTAG GTCTTGTGAGGTCTCCAATCTCTGCAACTCTTCCACAAATTGGATCAAGGTTGTTCCTTACATGGGGCATCTTGTGGAGTTTTCCTGAG acTCGCTCTAATATTCTTGTTACTTCATTGGTCATAAGTTGGTCCATTACTGAG ATTATTAGATATTCTTTCTTTGGTACGAAGGAGACATTTGGATTCGCACCATCGTGGCTATTGTGGCTAAG GTATAGCACTTTTATGGTATTATACCCTACTGGCATCTCGAGCGAGGTTGGTCTAATTTTTGCTGCTCTACCTCATATGATG GCATCTCAGAAATATTGTCTAAGGTTGCCAAACAAATGGAATTTCTCTTACGATTACTTATATACATCTATTCTTGCTCTCGCGGTTTACATTCCAG GAAGTCCACATATGTTTAAATATATGCTTTCCCAGCGTAAGAAGGCATTGTCGAAGTCAAAAACCGTGTAA